One stretch of Candidatus Hydrogenedentota bacterium DNA includes these proteins:
- a CDS encoding endonuclease/exonuclease/phosphatase family protein, with translation MLRLLLSFLLLPILAGAATPLKIMSFNVRYGTANDGPNHWDKRKGIVTGAIKAYDPDVVGTQECLDFQAEYIVDELPEYRWFGVGREINCGGEHMAVLYKHKSLAPIESGNFWLSDTPGVVGSVSWDSACRRMVTWAKFQHLESKQSFYFLNTHLDHKSEPARQGGAKVLRDWIAALPADAPIILTGDFNSVAGNSEAYTILTAAGLNDAWTSAVERAGPAITWSGFKAPEEGQDRRIDWILARGPIDVTRCETVTFNQKGRYPSDHFPVFGLLSIK, from the coding sequence ATGCTCCGCCTACTACTCTCGTTCCTCCTCCTCCCCATCCTCGCCGGCGCGGCGACACCGCTCAAAATCATGAGTTTCAATGTGCGCTACGGCACTGCGAACGACGGGCCGAACCACTGGGACAAACGCAAAGGAATCGTGACCGGCGCAATTAAGGCATACGACCCCGACGTAGTCGGCACGCAGGAATGCCTCGATTTCCAGGCGGAATACATCGTCGATGAACTGCCCGAGTATCGATGGTTCGGCGTGGGTCGCGAAATCAACTGCGGCGGCGAGCACATGGCAGTGCTGTACAAACACAAATCGCTGGCGCCGATCGAGTCCGGCAATTTTTGGCTATCGGATACTCCCGGCGTCGTCGGTAGCGTTTCGTGGGATTCGGCCTGCCGCCGCATGGTGACCTGGGCGAAGTTTCAGCACCTGGAATCGAAGCAGTCGTTCTACTTCCTCAACACGCACCTTGATCACAAGAGCGAACCCGCCCGTCAGGGCGGCGCAAAGGTCCTCCGCGACTGGATCGCGGCCCTCCCCGCCGATGCGCCGATCATTCTAACCGGCGACTTCAATTCGGTGGCCGGTAACAGCGAGGCATATACAATTCTGACTGCAGCCGGTCTCAACGACGCGTGGACTTCCGCCGTGGAACGCGCCGGCCCCGCAATTACGTGGAGCGGATTCAAGGCGCCCGAGGAGGGTCAAGACCGCCGGATCGACTGGATTCTGGCGCGAGGGCCAATTGACGTGACGCGATGCGAAACGGTCACGTTCAATCAAAAGGGGCGTTATCCGTCGGACCACTTCCCGGTATTCGGACTGCTTTCCATCAAGTGA